In Oryza sativa Japonica Group chromosome 2, ASM3414082v1, the following are encoded in one genomic region:
- the LOC136355042 gene encoding uncharacterized protein, producing the protein MAIPTDPSGTYHCRPILAGYSKVEVELIEGAYEDLELDYPGGDGETHLRDTSHTIILWRKQYIIIPGRQAASRAPSPPAPPSPPQASAPSPPHAPAPSPPQAPAMTPPQAPAPTPPQAPRPAPSKSRAPQAPPPAPTRATKKAKVDTAKNKDPGYDCTQEELDAYVSSEVRRQLKPRSPEKKISIDPSVKNFFRGMSAPAKEAIKLSDYERTLKKASSGKSKPVPQLGEQPNQEIEPLVTGEDFGIQEFINDTGLTVDQLLRGAPIEKAEAKYMYELGKPLVKPEQLQSLPTQIYKFHQLYMEMSTTGREMIGARIRDTDFLQGDDILWINFKGIYELYQLDALDVSIMSCWILMEIQRARRRRVFDTGFIDPRKVNVAMLDQYPQAT; encoded by the exons atggccatcccaacggacccttcaggtacttaccactgcaggccgattctagcaggatactccaaggtcgaagttgagttgatcgaaggcgcgtacgaggacctcgagttggattaccctggaggagacggtgagacgcatctacgagacacaagccacaccattatactatggcgcaagcaaTACATCATcatccctgggcgacaagcggcgtctcgtgcaccatctcctccggctccgccatctcctcctcaggcttcagcaccgtctcctcctcatgctccagcaccgtctccacctcaggctcctgcaatgactcctcctcaggctcctgcaccgactcctcctcaagctcctcgtccagcaccttccaagtcaagggccccccaagctccaccgcctgcccccacaagggcaacgaagaaggcgaaagttgacacCGCCAAGAataaggacccggggtacgattgcacgcaagaggagcttgacgcttatgtgtcatcagaagtcaggagacaattgaagcctcgaagtccagaaaagaagatttctatagacccgagtgtcaaGAACTTCTttaggggtatgtctgcacctgccaaggaggccataaagctatcggactatgagcgaacactcaagaaagcatcttctggaaagtccaaaccagtccctcagcttggagagcaaccaaaccaggagatcgagccgttggtgaccggtgaagattttggaatacaagaatttattaatgacaccgggctaactgtggatcaattgctacgaggcgcaccaatcgaaaaggcggaagcgaaatacatgtacgaactcggtaaaccgcttgtcaagcctgagcagctgcagtccctacccacacaaatatacaagttccatcaactgtacatggagatgagcaccaccggtagagagatgatcggagcgaggatcagggacacggacttcttgcaaggagatgacattctctggatcaatttcaagggtatctacgaactataccagctggacgccctcgacgtctctattatgagttgctggatttt aatggagattcaaagggcccgacggcggagggttttcgatactggattcatcgaccctcggaaagtaaacgtcgcaatgcttgaccagtatccgcaagccacatag
- the LOC4329456 gene encoding TPD1 protein homolog 1 — translation MARAAAAAAFVFVSLALLCDASQGEGAAAAAACRAADLVVRQRATGRVVEGKPEYAVEVANRCRCAQSRVVLRCYGLSSVESVDPRAIRPVDDERCVLRGGRVIRRGAPPVRFTYAWMTPFDFPLVSSQVHC, via the exons atggcgagagcggcggcggcggcggccttcgtCTTCGTCTCCCTCGCCCTCCTCTGCGACGCCAGCCAAG gcgaaggggcggcggcggcggcggcgtgcagggCGGCGGATTTGGTGGTGAGGCAGAGGGCGACGGGGCGGGTGGTGGAGGGGAAGCCGGAGTACGCGGTGGAGGTGGCGAACCGGTGCCGGTGCGCGCAGTCGAGGGTGGTGCTGCGATGCTACGGGCTCAGCAGCGTCGAGTCGGTGGACCCGCGCGCCATCCGCCCCGTCGATGACGAGCGCTGCGTGCTCCGCGGTGGCCGCGTcatccgccgcggcgcgccgcccgtGCGCTTCACCTACGCCTGGATGACGCCCTTCGACTTCCCCCTCGTAAGCTCGCAGGTCCACTGCTAG
- the LOC4329457 gene encoding uncharacterized protein isoform X1: MDSPAGTDDPPPFAASGHYSLRPRDRRAPPSTNPRKRPRISIQNDVIGDIDARSGNGGAILLLFETPSGFAIFSFDGIRLIAPTAMEDIWQNFAMEYRAKFVVWRLAFQVFTDKSLAINCDTGVDDQLNLMITKYHRKGGKIAVGKPEYKTIIEANLGISCLYDEFVMEVMWGLTNLMHSLVPEENSQLSKEDRLQMSQGLKMLLNRYGFDVKPGMVNKRILEAASDLYDCDDCEKKNNWSLRRAGRNLMDISSINSEDWGLLKLSTALMIVCYPEEKIIACLLKHSTDLLIASYPRREVIEYSQKMFSPDVLSKLVTDAPKYGIWIKKRTSKRIHEEMVFLYQQRIEKRKLLATLIGEATKVYEAEQAELLTN, translated from the exons ATGGACTCGCCCGCCGGTACAGATGATCCACCCCCGTTCGCAGCCTCCGGTCATTACTCATTACGGCCACGCGATCGTCGTGCTCCACCCTCAACAAACCCACGCAAGCGTCCGCGCATATCGATCCAGAATGACGTTATTGGCGATATAG ATGCTAGATCGGGGAACGGCGGGGCAATCTTGCTGCTGTTTGAGACGCCATCGGGCTTTGCAATTTTCTCTTTTGATGGGATCCGCCTCATCGCACCAACTGCCATGGAG GATATCTGGCAAAACTTTGCCATGGAATATAGGGCAAAATTT GTAGTTTGGCGTCTTGCTTTTCAAGTTTTTACAGACAAGTCTCTGGCAATTAACTGTGATACTGGTGTGGACGATCAGCTTAATCTCATGATAACAAAGTACCACCGCAAAGGGGGGAAAATAGCTGTTGGGAAACCCGAATATAAAACAATCATAGAAGCAAACCTG GGTATTTCCTGTCTGTATGATGAATTTGTGATGGAGGTGATGTGGGGTTTGACGAATCTTATGCATAGTTTAGTCCCTGAAGAAAACTCTCAGCTGAGTAAGGAGGACCGTCTCCAGATGAGTCAAGGATTAAAAATGCTCCTGAATCGTTATGGATTTGATGTCAAACCAGGGATG GTTAACAAACGTATTCTTGAGGCAGCATCTGACTTGTATGATTGTGATGATTgtgagaagaaaaataattgGTCCTTGCGTCGTGCTGGTCGGAACCTTATGGATATCTCTAGCATTAACAGTGAGGATTGGGGCCTGTTGAAACTTTCTACAGCTCTGATGATAGTATGTTACCCTGAAGAAAAGATCATAGCATGCTTGCTGAAACATTCTACAGATTTGCTGATAGCATCTTACCCTAGAAGGGAAGTTATAGAATACAGTCAAAAG ATGTTTTCACCAGATGTGCTATCTAAGCTGGTAACTGATGCACCAAAATATGGCATTTGGATAAAAAAGCGCACTTCCAAGAGAATCCATGAAGAAATGGTATTTTTGTATCAACAAAGGATTGAAAAGCGAAAGCTCTTGGCCACCTTGATAGGGGAGGCTACAAAGGTTTATGAAGCTGAACAAGCGGAATTGCTGACAAACTAG
- the LOC4329457 gene encoding uncharacterized protein isoform X2 produces the protein MEDIWQNFAMEYRAKFVVWRLAFQVFTDKSLAINCDTGVDDQLNLMITKYHRKGGKIAVGKPEYKTIIEANLGISCLYDEFVMEVMWGLTNLMHSLVPEENSQLSKEDRLQMSQGLKMLLNRYGFDVKPGMVNKRILEAASDLYDCDDCEKKNNWSLRRAGRNLMDISSINSEDWGLLKLSTALMIVCYPEEKIIACLLKHSTDLLIASYPRREVIEYSQKMFSPDVLSKLVTDAPKYGIWIKKRTSKRIHEEMVFLYQQRIEKRKLLATLIGEATKVYEAEQAELLTN, from the exons ATGGAG GATATCTGGCAAAACTTTGCCATGGAATATAGGGCAAAATTT GTAGTTTGGCGTCTTGCTTTTCAAGTTTTTACAGACAAGTCTCTGGCAATTAACTGTGATACTGGTGTGGACGATCAGCTTAATCTCATGATAACAAAGTACCACCGCAAAGGGGGGAAAATAGCTGTTGGGAAACCCGAATATAAAACAATCATAGAAGCAAACCTG GGTATTTCCTGTCTGTATGATGAATTTGTGATGGAGGTGATGTGGGGTTTGACGAATCTTATGCATAGTTTAGTCCCTGAAGAAAACTCTCAGCTGAGTAAGGAGGACCGTCTCCAGATGAGTCAAGGATTAAAAATGCTCCTGAATCGTTATGGATTTGATGTCAAACCAGGGATG GTTAACAAACGTATTCTTGAGGCAGCATCTGACTTGTATGATTGTGATGATTgtgagaagaaaaataattgGTCCTTGCGTCGTGCTGGTCGGAACCTTATGGATATCTCTAGCATTAACAGTGAGGATTGGGGCCTGTTGAAACTTTCTACAGCTCTGATGATAGTATGTTACCCTGAAGAAAAGATCATAGCATGCTTGCTGAAACATTCTACAGATTTGCTGATAGCATCTTACCCTAGAAGGGAAGTTATAGAATACAGTCAAAAG ATGTTTTCACCAGATGTGCTATCTAAGCTGGTAACTGATGCACCAAAATATGGCATTTGGATAAAAAAGCGCACTTCCAAGAGAATCCATGAAGAAATGGTATTTTTGTATCAACAAAGGATTGAAAAGCGAAAGCTCTTGGCCACCTTGATAGGGGAGGCTACAAAGGTTTATGAAGCTGAACAAGCGGAATTGCTGACAAACTAG